From the genome of Actinacidiphila yeochonensis CN732, one region includes:
- the cofC gene encoding 2-phospho-L-lactate guanylyltransferase, whose translation MDEPFNEPVDEAVNEPRWSLVVPLKPLALAKSRLAAAGPLRPALALAFALDTVGAALACPEVAEVTVVTDDPAAAAELVAVGAHVVPDSPAAGLNAALRHGAAAVRARRASAPVAALNGDLPALRPAELAQVLRAAAGIGERAFVTDAAGIGTTLLAAPPAVVLAPAFGGPSRARHLASGAAEIGLPHAPSVRQDVDTLDDLRAALALGVGPATAEAAAALLSA comes from the coding sequence GTGGATGAGCCGTTCAATGAGCCCGTCGATGAGGCCGTCAATGAGCCGCGGTGGTCGCTGGTGGTGCCGTTGAAGCCGCTGGCACTGGCCAAGAGCAGGCTGGCGGCGGCCGGGCCGCTGCGGCCCGCGCTGGCGCTGGCGTTCGCGCTGGACACGGTGGGCGCCGCGCTGGCGTGTCCGGAGGTCGCGGAGGTGACGGTGGTGACCGACGACCCCGCCGCGGCCGCGGAACTGGTGGCGGTGGGCGCCCACGTGGTGCCCGACTCCCCCGCCGCGGGCCTCAACGCCGCTCTGCGGCACGGGGCGGCGGCGGTGCGGGCGCGCAGGGCCTCGGCGCCGGTCGCGGCGCTGAACGGCGATCTGCCCGCCCTGCGCCCGGCGGAGCTCGCGCAGGTGCTGCGGGCCGCGGCCGGGATCGGCGAGCGGGCGTTCGTGACGGACGCGGCGGGGATCGGCACGACGCTGCTGGCGGCGCCGCCGGCGGTGGTGCTGGCTCCCGCGTTCGGCGGCCCCTCCCGGGCCCGCCACCTCGCCTCCGGAGCGGCCGAGATCGGCCTTCCGCACGCCCCGTCGGTACGGCAGGACGTGGACACCCTCGACGATCTGCGGGCGGCGCTGGCGCTCGGGGTGGGCCCGGCGACGGCGGAGGCGGCCGCGGCGCTGCTCTCCGCCTGA
- a CDS encoding thiamine-phosphate kinase, which translates to MKGTVGDLGEFGLIRELTARLTTTPAVQLGPGDDAAVVAAPDRRVVATTDVLLEGRHFRRDWSTAYDVGRKAAAQNLADIAAMGAVPTAVLLALVVPAQLPATWPVELMDGIRDECQVAGAAVVGGDVVRGDTITVSITALGDLRNRPPVTRAGARPGNLVAVTGWLGWSAAGLAVLSRGFRSPRAFVEAHRRPEPPYHAGPAASELGATAMTDISDGLIADLGHIATASGVDIDIRSSAVDIPAQMTDIGHAVGVDPLHWVLTGGEDHAIAAVFPRDVKLPARWRVIGDVVRPDGAAPRVTVDGAPWEKAGGWDHFGE; encoded by the coding sequence ATGAAGGGGACAGTCGGCGATCTGGGGGAGTTCGGGCTCATCAGGGAGCTCACGGCCCGCCTCACCACGACCCCCGCGGTGCAGCTCGGGCCGGGCGACGACGCGGCGGTGGTGGCCGCGCCGGACCGCCGGGTCGTCGCCACCACCGACGTGCTGCTGGAGGGCCGGCACTTCCGCCGCGACTGGTCGACCGCGTACGACGTCGGGCGCAAGGCCGCCGCCCAGAACCTCGCCGACATCGCCGCCATGGGCGCCGTGCCCACCGCGGTGCTGCTCGCCCTGGTGGTGCCCGCGCAGCTCCCGGCCACCTGGCCGGTCGAGCTGATGGACGGCATCAGGGACGAGTGCCAGGTGGCCGGGGCCGCCGTGGTCGGCGGCGACGTGGTCCGCGGCGACACCATCACCGTGTCCATCACCGCCCTGGGCGACCTGCGCAACCGCCCACCCGTCACCCGTGCCGGGGCGCGTCCGGGCAACCTGGTGGCCGTCACCGGCTGGCTCGGCTGGTCAGCGGCCGGGCTGGCGGTCCTCTCCCGCGGCTTCCGCTCCCCGCGCGCCTTCGTCGAGGCCCACCGCCGGCCCGAGCCGCCCTACCACGCCGGGCCCGCCGCCTCGGAACTCGGCGCCACCGCGATGACCGACATCAGCGACGGCCTGATCGCCGACCTCGGCCACATCGCCACGGCCAGCGGCGTCGACATCGACATCCGCTCGTCCGCCGTCGACATCCCGGCCCAGATGACCGACATCGGCCACGCCGTCGGCGTCGACCCGCTGCACTGGGTGCTCACCGGCGGAGAGGACCACGCCATCGCGGCGGTCTTCCCCCGCGACGTCAAACTGCCCGCCCGCTGGCGGGTCATCGGCGACGTGGTCCGGCCGGACGGAGCGGCGCCCCGGGTGACCGTCGACGGCGCGCCCTGGGAGAAGGCCGGCGGCTGGGACCACTTCGGTGAGTGA
- the leuD gene encoding 3-isopropylmalate dehydratase small subunit, with amino-acid sequence MEAFTTHTGRAVPLRRSNVDTDQIIPAHWLKKVTRNGFEDGLFEAWRRDAEFVLNAPERQGATVLVAGPDFGTGSSREHAVWALQNYGFKTVISPRFADIFRGNSLKNGLLTVVLPQDTVESLWKLTEADPTAEITVDLVAREVRAEGVTASFELDDNARWRLLEGLDDISLTLANEADIAAFEASRPSWKPSTVQA; translated from the coding sequence ATGGAAGCCTTCACCACGCACACCGGCCGGGCCGTCCCGCTGCGCCGCAGCAACGTGGACACCGACCAGATCATCCCCGCGCACTGGCTGAAGAAGGTCACCCGCAACGGCTTCGAGGACGGCCTGTTCGAGGCGTGGCGCCGCGACGCGGAGTTCGTGCTCAACGCGCCGGAGCGGCAGGGTGCCACCGTCCTGGTGGCCGGCCCGGACTTCGGCACCGGCTCCTCCCGCGAGCACGCGGTGTGGGCGCTGCAGAACTACGGCTTCAAGACCGTCATCTCGCCGCGCTTCGCCGACATCTTCCGCGGCAACTCGCTGAAGAACGGCCTGCTCACGGTGGTGCTGCCGCAGGACACCGTGGAGAGCCTGTGGAAGCTCACCGAGGCCGACCCGACCGCTGAGATCACCGTCGACCTGGTCGCCCGCGAGGTGCGCGCCGAGGGCGTCACCGCGTCCTTCGAGCTGGACGACAACGCCCGCTGGCGGCTGCTGGAAGGCCTGGACGACATCAGCCTGACGCTGGCCAACGAGGCCGACATCGCCGCGTTCGAGGCGTCCCGGCCGTCCTGGAAGCCCAGCACCGTCCAGGCCTGA
- a CDS encoding SCO5555 family protein, whose protein sequence is MERDGQLELYRLLAARLKEAHTRVADPEVPDATRRELTRRLLVVTAAAKHDLADAARRLDALTAELDDLGIPDR, encoded by the coding sequence ATGGAACGCGACGGCCAACTGGAGCTTTACCGGCTCCTAGCCGCGCGTCTGAAGGAGGCGCACACCCGCGTCGCCGATCCCGAAGTACCCGACGCGACAAGGCGGGAGCTGACTCGACGGCTGCTCGTGGTGACCGCGGCGGCCAAGCACGACCTGGCCGACGCGGCGCGGCGGCTGGACGCGTTGACGGCTGAGTTGGACGATCTCGGAATCCCTGATCGGTGA
- a CDS encoding Lrp/AsnC ligand binding domain-containing protein gives MVQAYILIQTEVGKASTVAELVSKIDGVIRAEDVTGPYDVIVRAQADTVDELGRMVVAKVQQAEGITRTLTCPVVHI, from the coding sequence GTGGTACAGGCGTACATCCTGATCCAGACCGAGGTCGGGAAGGCCTCGACCGTCGCGGAGCTGGTCTCCAAGATCGACGGGGTGATCCGGGCCGAGGACGTGACCGGTCCCTACGACGTGATCGTCCGCGCCCAGGCCGACACCGTCGACGAGCTCGGCCGGATGGTGGTGGCCAAGGTGCAGCAGGCCGAGGGCATCACCCGCACCCTCACCTGTCCGGTGGTGCATATCTAG
- the ndgR gene encoding IclR family transcriptional regulator NdgR — MDNSSGVGVLDKAALVLSALESGPATLAGLVGATGLARPTAHRLAVALEHHRMVARDMQGRFILGPRLSELAAAAGEDRLLATAGPVLTHLRDFTGESAQLYRRQGDMRICVAAAERLSGLRDTVPVGSTLPMKAGSAAQVLMAWEEPERLHRGLQGARFTATALSGVRRRGWAQSIGEREPGVASVSAPVRGPSNRVVAAVSVSGPIERLTRHPGRMHAQAVVDAATRLSEALRRNG, encoded by the coding sequence ATGGACAACTCTAGCGGCGTCGGCGTTCTCGACAAGGCGGCTCTGGTGCTCAGCGCGCTGGAGTCCGGCCCGGCCACCCTGGCCGGACTTGTCGGCGCCACGGGCCTGGCCCGCCCCACCGCGCACCGCCTGGCGGTGGCGCTCGAACACCACCGCATGGTGGCCCGGGACATGCAGGGCCGCTTCATACTCGGTCCGCGGCTGTCGGAGCTCGCCGCGGCGGCCGGCGAGGACCGGCTGCTGGCGACGGCCGGCCCGGTCCTGACCCACCTGCGGGACTTCACCGGTGAGAGCGCCCAGCTCTACCGGCGCCAGGGGGACATGCGCATCTGCGTGGCCGCCGCGGAGCGGCTGTCCGGGCTGCGGGACACCGTCCCGGTGGGTTCCACGCTCCCCATGAAGGCCGGTTCGGCCGCACAGGTCCTCATGGCGTGGGAGGAGCCGGAGCGGCTGCACCGGGGCCTCCAGGGCGCCCGGTTCACCGCGACCGCGCTGTCGGGGGTGCGCCGGCGCGGCTGGGCGCAGTCGATCGGCGAGCGGGAGCCGGGTGTGGCGTCGGTCTCGGCGCCGGTGCGCGGCCCGTCCAACCGCGTGGTGGCCGCGGTCTCCGTCTCCGGTCCGATCGAGCGGCTGACCCGCCACCCGGGCCGCATGCACGCCCAGGCCGTCGTGGACGCCGCCACCCGCCTCAGCGAGGCACTGCGCCGCAACGGCTGA
- a CDS encoding DUF3515 domain-containing protein, giving the protein MTFSRRVVLAATAAAACAAAVAVYASASPGTDDSVAVPVPDAQAARYCSALHARLPKRLDGLAMHDLKPRSELTAGWGDPLIVLRCGVPRPAVDYDSDTPGAEVDGVSWSYQSAPGGGTVMTTTLRKAYVELVLPAKFAHDASPLVDLAPAVRAAIPAGI; this is encoded by the coding sequence GTGACGTTCTCCCGCCGGGTGGTACTGGCTGCCACCGCCGCAGCCGCGTGTGCCGCCGCGGTCGCGGTCTACGCGTCCGCGTCACCGGGTACCGACGACTCGGTCGCGGTGCCGGTTCCGGACGCGCAGGCCGCCAGGTACTGCTCGGCGCTGCACGCTCGGCTGCCGAAACGGCTCGACGGGCTCGCCATGCATGATCTCAAGCCGCGTTCGGAGCTGACCGCCGGGTGGGGCGATCCGCTGATCGTGCTGCGCTGCGGGGTGCCGCGGCCGGCCGTGGACTACGACTCGGACACCCCCGGCGCGGAGGTCGACGGGGTCTCCTGGTCCTACCAGTCGGCCCCCGGCGGCGGGACGGTGATGACCACCACGCTGCGCAAGGCGTACGTGGAGCTGGTGCTGCCGGCGAAGTTCGCACACGACGCCTCGCCGCTCGTGGACCTGGCCCCGGCGGTCCGCGCCGCCATCCCCGCCGGGATCTGA
- the thiD gene encoding bifunctional hydroxymethylpyrimidine kinase/phosphomethylpyrimidine kinase produces MADADMDTGRGTGPAAPAAPLRVLTVAGSDSGGGAGIQADLKTMLALGVHGMSVLTAVTAQNSLGVHGVWELPEAAVRAQFRAVADDIGVQAVKTGMLGSAGLAAAVADLVAGLRARHPDVPVVVDPVAASKRGDPLLRAGALDTVRTRLLPLATVATPNLDEVAALTGTAVTREDEMADAARAVLALGPRWALIKGGHLPGADADAVDLLHDGTTAHWYRAPRRANRHTHGTGCTLASAVAAHLALGRTVPEAVGLAKAYTHGAITAGFPLGAGTGPVDHGWRLRGNG; encoded by the coding sequence ATGGCGGACGCGGACATGGACACCGGCAGGGGGACGGGCCCGGCGGCGCCGGCCGCGCCGCTGCGGGTGCTGACCGTGGCCGGCTCCGACTCCGGCGGCGGCGCGGGCATCCAGGCGGACCTCAAGACCATGCTCGCCCTCGGCGTGCACGGCATGAGCGTCCTGACCGCGGTCACCGCGCAGAACTCCCTGGGCGTGCACGGCGTCTGGGAGCTGCCCGAGGCGGCCGTCCGCGCCCAGTTCCGGGCCGTCGCCGACGACATCGGGGTGCAGGCGGTCAAGACCGGCATGCTCGGCTCGGCCGGACTGGCCGCCGCCGTCGCCGACCTCGTCGCCGGGCTGCGCGCCCGCCACCCCGACGTGCCCGTGGTCGTCGACCCGGTGGCCGCCTCCAAGCGCGGTGACCCGCTGCTGCGCGCCGGGGCCCTCGACACCGTCCGCACCCGGCTGCTGCCGCTGGCCACCGTGGCCACCCCCAACCTCGACGAGGTCGCCGCGCTCACCGGGACCGCCGTCACGCGCGAGGACGAGATGGCGGACGCCGCCCGCGCCGTGCTCGCTCTCGGCCCGCGCTGGGCGCTGATCAAGGGCGGCCACCTCCCGGGCGCCGACGCGGACGCGGTGGACCTGCTCCACGACGGCACCACCGCCCACTGGTACCGGGCGCCGCGCCGGGCCAACCGGCACACCCACGGCACCGGCTGCACCCTGGCCAGCGCCGTCGCGGCCCACCTCGCCCTCGGCCGCACCGTGCCGGAGGCGGTGGGCCTCGCCAAGGCGTACACGCACGGCGCGATCACGGCCGGCTTCCCCCTGGGCGCCGGCACCGGACCGGTCGACCACGGCTGGCGGCTGCGCGGGAACGGCTGA
- a CDS encoding D-alanine--D-alanine ligase family protein, with product MEDNPEIRLEDQSDDRPPQHTADGRPAPHSVVRPGPEGRKPRVAVVFGGRSSEHGVSVVTAASVLRAIDRDAYDVLPIGITTEGRWALTADAPDRMAITDRRMPSVEQVADQDGALLLPVDPSNREIVYTEAGAVPKALGEVDVVLPLLHGPYGEDGTLQGLLELSGIPYVGAGVLASAVGMDKEYMKRIFTSFGLKVGPYTVIRPREFDRDPQAARRRVTEFAAVHGWPLFVKPARAGSSIGISRVDGPEGIDAALAEARRHDPKVVVEAALTGREIECGVLEFPDGPRASVPAEIPPADSHSFYDFDAKYIDAEEGLVPAPLTAEQTERVRRLAVDAFEAASCEGLVRADFFLLDNGEFVINEINTMPGFTPISMYPRMWQESGVSYSELIDLLIQAALRRSTGLR from the coding sequence ATGGAAGACAATCCGGAAATCCGCCTGGAAGACCAGTCCGACGACAGGCCGCCGCAGCACACCGCTGACGGCCGGCCCGCGCCCCACAGCGTCGTCCGACCGGGTCCGGAGGGCCGCAAACCCCGCGTCGCCGTCGTCTTCGGCGGCCGCAGCTCCGAACACGGGGTGTCCGTGGTGACCGCGGCCAGCGTGCTGCGGGCCATCGACCGCGACGCGTACGACGTGCTGCCCATCGGCATCACCACCGAGGGCCGCTGGGCCCTCACCGCCGACGCCCCCGACCGGATGGCCATCACCGACCGCCGCATGCCCAGCGTCGAGCAGGTCGCCGACCAGGACGGCGCGCTGCTGCTGCCGGTCGACCCCTCGAACCGGGAGATCGTCTACACCGAGGCCGGCGCCGTGCCCAAGGCGCTCGGCGAGGTCGACGTCGTCCTGCCCCTGCTGCACGGCCCCTACGGCGAGGACGGCACCCTCCAGGGCCTGCTGGAACTCTCCGGGATCCCGTACGTCGGCGCCGGCGTCCTCGCCTCCGCCGTCGGCATGGACAAGGAGTACATGAAGCGGATCTTCACCTCGTTCGGGCTCAAGGTCGGCCCCTACACGGTGATCCGCCCGCGTGAGTTCGACCGCGACCCGCAGGCCGCCCGGCGCAGGGTCACCGAGTTCGCCGCCGTCCACGGCTGGCCGCTGTTCGTCAAGCCCGCCCGCGCCGGCTCCTCGATCGGCATCAGCCGCGTCGACGGCCCGGAAGGGATCGACGCCGCCCTCGCCGAGGCCCGCCGCCACGACCCCAAGGTCGTGGTGGAGGCCGCGCTCACCGGCCGCGAGATCGAATGCGGCGTCCTGGAGTTCCCCGACGGGCCGCGTGCCTCGGTCCCCGCCGAGATCCCGCCCGCCGACAGCCACTCCTTCTACGACTTCGACGCCAAGTACATCGACGCCGAAGAGGGCCTGGTGCCCGCCCCGCTCACCGCGGAGCAGACCGAGCGGGTGCGGCGGCTGGCCGTCGACGCCTTCGAGGCCGCCTCCTGCGAGGGCCTGGTGCGCGCCGACTTCTTCCTGCTCGACAACGGCGAGTTCGTCATCAACGAGATCAACACCATGCCGGGCTTCACCCCGATCTCGATGTACCCGCGGATGTGGCAGGAGAGCGGCGTCAGTTACAGCGAGCTGATCGACCTGCTCATCCAGGCCGCGCTGCGCCGCTCCACCGGCCTGCGCTGA
- the leuC gene encoding 3-isopropylmalate dehydratase large subunit, with protein MGRTLAEKVWDDHVVRRAEGEPDLLFIDLHLIHEVTSPQAFDGLRLSGRKVRRTDLTIATEDHNTPTLDIDKPIADPVSRTQLETLRRNCAEFGVRLHPLGDVEQGVVHVVGPQLGLTQPGTTVVCGDSHTSTHGAFGALAFGIGTSQVEHVLATQTLPMAPFRTMAVTVDGELPEGVTAKDLILAVIARIGTGGGQGYVIEYRGSAVEKLSMEARMTVCNMSIEAGARAGMIAPDQTTFDYLKGRAHAPQGEDWDAAVEYWKTLRTDEDAVFDHEVRIDAATLAPFVTWGTNPGQGAPLSSSVPDPASYEDPTDRLAAEKALEYMGLTAGQPLREVKVDTVFVGSCTNGRIEDLRAAASVVEGRKVADGVRMLVVPGSVRVALQAVEEGLDKVFTAAGAEWRHAGCSMCLGMNPDQLAPGERSASTSNRNFEGRQGKGGRTHLVSPQVAAATAVLGRLAAPADLSDAPALTEV; from the coding sequence ATGGGTAGGACACTCGCGGAAAAAGTCTGGGACGACCACGTCGTCCGCCGCGCCGAGGGCGAGCCCGATCTCCTCTTCATCGATCTCCACCTGATCCATGAGGTGACCAGCCCGCAGGCCTTCGACGGGCTGCGGTTGAGCGGCCGCAAGGTGCGCCGCACGGACCTCACCATCGCGACCGAGGACCACAACACCCCCACCCTGGACATCGACAAGCCGATCGCGGACCCGGTCTCCCGCACGCAGTTGGAGACCCTGCGCCGCAACTGCGCCGAGTTCGGCGTGCGGCTGCACCCGCTGGGCGACGTCGAGCAGGGCGTGGTGCACGTGGTCGGCCCGCAGCTGGGCCTGACCCAGCCCGGCACCACCGTGGTCTGCGGCGACTCGCACACCTCCACGCACGGCGCGTTCGGCGCGCTGGCGTTCGGTATCGGCACCTCCCAGGTCGAGCACGTGCTGGCCACCCAGACGCTGCCGATGGCCCCGTTCCGGACCATGGCGGTCACCGTCGACGGCGAGCTGCCCGAGGGCGTCACCGCCAAGGACCTGATCCTGGCGGTCATCGCCCGGATCGGCACCGGCGGCGGCCAGGGCTACGTCATCGAGTACCGCGGCTCGGCCGTCGAGAAGCTCTCGATGGAAGCCCGGATGACGGTCTGCAACATGTCGATCGAGGCCGGCGCCCGGGCGGGCATGATCGCCCCGGACCAGACGACGTTCGACTACCTCAAGGGCCGCGCGCACGCCCCGCAGGGCGAGGACTGGGACGCCGCGGTGGAGTACTGGAAGACGCTGCGCACCGACGAGGACGCGGTCTTCGACCACGAGGTGCGCATCGACGCCGCCACCCTGGCCCCGTTCGTCACCTGGGGCACCAACCCCGGGCAGGGCGCGCCGCTGAGCTCCTCCGTGCCGGACCCGGCCTCCTACGAGGACCCGACCGACCGGCTCGCCGCCGAGAAGGCCCTGGAGTACATGGGCCTGACCGCCGGGCAGCCGCTGCGCGAGGTCAAGGTGGACACCGTCTTCGTCGGATCGTGCACCAACGGCCGGATCGAGGACCTGCGGGCCGCGGCGTCCGTCGTCGAGGGCCGCAAGGTCGCCGACGGCGTACGCATGCTGGTCGTCCCCGGATCGGTCCGGGTCGCCCTGCAGGCCGTCGAGGAGGGGCTGGACAAGGTGTTCACCGCGGCCGGCGCCGAATGGCGGCACGCGGGTTGCTCGATGTGCCTGGGTATGAACCCGGACCAACTCGCCCCCGGCGAGCGTTCCGCGTCCACCTCGAACCGCAACTTCGAGGGCCGCCAGGGCAAGGGTGGCCGTACCCACCTGGTCTCCCCGCAGGTCGCCGCCGCCACCGCGGTGCTGGGCCGCCTGGCCGCGCCCGCCGACCTGTCCGACGCCCCTGCCCTGACGGAGGTCTGA
- a CDS encoding NAD(P)H-dependent glycerol-3-phosphate dehydrogenase, translating into MTARCAVYGTGSWGTSFAMVLADAGCEVALWGRRPELVTAINTTRTNPEYRPEVVLPDTVTATTDPAEAAHGAEFVFLAVPSQALRANLAEWAPLLRPDAVLVSLMKGVELGTAKRMSEVIEEVVKTDPARVAVITGPNLAPEIVARQPAAAVVACRDEEVGRRIQSACLTPYFRPYTNTDVTGCELGGAVKNVIALAVGIAGGMGLGDNTKASLITRGLAETTRLGVAMGADPHTFAGLAGMGDLVATCSSPLSRNNTFGRNLGQGMSLAETMRATSQTAEGVKSCESVADLARRHGVDMPITETVVDIVHNGKSPAAAVRELMSRSAKPER; encoded by the coding sequence GTGACGGCTCGCTGCGCCGTCTACGGCACCGGCTCCTGGGGCACCTCCTTCGCGATGGTGCTGGCCGACGCGGGCTGCGAGGTCGCCCTGTGGGGCCGCCGACCCGAACTCGTCACCGCCATCAACACCACCCGCACCAACCCCGAGTACCGGCCGGAGGTCGTCCTGCCGGACACCGTCACGGCCACCACCGATCCCGCGGAGGCCGCGCACGGCGCCGAGTTCGTCTTCCTCGCCGTGCCCTCCCAGGCGCTGCGGGCCAACCTGGCCGAGTGGGCGCCGCTGCTGCGGCCCGACGCGGTCCTGGTCAGCCTCATGAAGGGCGTCGAACTGGGCACGGCGAAGCGGATGAGCGAGGTCATCGAGGAGGTCGTCAAAACCGACCCCGCCCGGGTCGCCGTCATCACCGGGCCCAACCTGGCACCGGAGATCGTCGCCCGGCAGCCGGCCGCCGCCGTGGTGGCCTGCCGCGACGAGGAGGTCGGCCGGCGCATCCAGTCCGCCTGCCTGACCCCGTACTTCCGGCCCTACACGAACACCGACGTGACCGGGTGCGAGCTCGGCGGCGCGGTCAAGAACGTGATCGCGCTCGCCGTGGGCATCGCCGGCGGGATGGGCCTGGGCGACAACACCAAGGCGTCGCTGATCACCCGGGGCCTGGCCGAGACCACCCGGCTGGGCGTGGCGATGGGCGCCGACCCGCACACCTTCGCCGGACTCGCCGGCATGGGCGACCTGGTGGCGACCTGCTCCTCCCCGCTGTCGCGCAACAACACCTTCGGCCGCAACCTCGGCCAGGGCATGAGCCTGGCGGAGACCATGCGCGCCACCAGCCAGACGGCCGAGGGCGTCAAGTCCTGCGAATCCGTAGCCGACCTGGCCAGGCGGCACGGCGTCGACATGCCGATCACCGAAACGGTCGTCGACATCGTGCACAACGGGAAATCTCCCGCCGCCGCCGTGCGGGAGTTGATGTCACGTTCTGCGAAGCCCGAACGGTAA
- a CDS encoding lysophospholipid acyltransferase family protein, which translates to MTRRRIGFWYRLAAAIAKPPLIVLFKRDWRGMENIPAEGGFLTAVNHNSYLDPLLYAHFQYNTGRLPRFLAKASLFTPFFVGRIMRGTGQIPVVRASTDAAAAYRAAVEAVNKGECVAFYPEGTLTRDPELWPMVGKTGIARVALLTGAPVIPIAQWGANEFLPPYAKRPSVLPRKTHRVLVGPPVDLSRWQGQEPTVEVLRAVTEAIMVDVTRLLSEMRGEPAPAELYDPRRQKKGAA; encoded by the coding sequence GTGACCCGCCGCAGAATCGGTTTCTGGTACCGCTTGGCGGCAGCCATCGCCAAGCCGCCGCTCATCGTGCTCTTCAAGCGCGACTGGCGCGGAATGGAGAACATTCCGGCCGAGGGCGGATTCCTCACGGCCGTGAATCACAACTCCTACCTCGACCCGCTGCTGTACGCGCATTTCCAGTACAACACCGGCCGACTCCCGCGCTTCCTGGCCAAGGCGTCCCTCTTCACGCCGTTCTTCGTCGGCCGCATCATGCGCGGCACCGGCCAGATCCCGGTCGTCCGCGCCTCCACCGACGCCGCGGCCGCGTACCGGGCCGCTGTCGAGGCGGTCAACAAGGGCGAGTGCGTTGCCTTCTACCCCGAGGGCACCCTCACCCGCGACCCCGAGCTGTGGCCGATGGTCGGCAAGACCGGTATCGCCCGCGTCGCCCTGCTCACCGGGGCCCCCGTCATCCCGATCGCCCAGTGGGGAGCCAACGAGTTCCTGCCGCCGTACGCGAAGCGGCCCAGCGTGCTGCCGCGCAAGACCCACCGCGTGCTGGTCGGCCCGCCCGTCGACCTGAGCCGCTGGCAGGGCCAGGAGCCGACGGTCGAGGTGCTGCGCGCGGTGACCGAGGCCATCATGGTCGACGTGACGCGACTCCTCTCCGAGATGCGGGGCGAACCCGCCCCCGCCGAGCTCTACGACCCGCGCCGGCAGAAGAAGGGGGCGGCGTGA
- the rpmB gene encoding 50S ribosomal protein L28 translates to MAANCDICGKGPGFGNSISHSHRRTPRRWNPNIQRVRAVVGKTPKRLNVCTSCIKAGKVSR, encoded by the coding sequence GTGGCTGCCAACTGCGACATCTGCGGCAAGGGGCCGGGCTTCGGCAACAGCATCTCCCACTCGCACCGCCGCACCCCTCGTCGCTGGAACCCGAACATCCAGCGCGTTCGTGCGGTCGTGGGAAAGACGCCGAAGCGCCTGAACGTCTGCACCTCTTGCATCAAGGCCGGCAAGGTCTCGCGCTAG
- a CDS encoding HU family DNA-binding protein: MNKAQLVEAIADKLGGRQAAADAVDAVLDAIVRATVSGDRVSVTGFGSFEKVERPARYARNPQTGERVRVKKTSVPRFRAGQGFKDLVSGAKKLPRGGEVSVKKAPKGSLSGGASSTARTTTKKAAAKKATTAKKATAAKKTAATKTTAAAKKTATAAKKTTAAKKTVAKKAPAKKATAKKAPAKRTTARKTATKRAAAR; the protein is encoded by the coding sequence GTGAACAAGGCGCAGCTCGTAGAAGCGATTGCCGACAAGCTGGGCGGCCGCCAGGCCGCAGCGGACGCCGTCGACGCGGTTCTCGACGCGATCGTCCGCGCGACCGTCAGTGGCGACCGGGTCTCGGTCACCGGTTTCGGTTCGTTCGAGAAGGTCGAGCGGCCCGCTCGTTACGCTCGCAACCCCCAGACCGGGGAGCGGGTGCGGGTCAAGAAGACCTCTGTGCCGCGGTTCCGCGCAGGACAGGGCTTCAAGGACCTGGTCAGCGGCGCGAAGAAGCTTCCGCGCGGCGGCGAGGTGTCGGTGAAGAAGGCCCCCAAGGGGAGCCTGTCCGGCGGCGCGTCCAGCACCGCCCGCACCACCACCAAGAAGGCCGCGGCGAAGAAGGCCACCACCGCCAAGAAGGCCACCGCGGCCAAGAAGACGGCGGCCACCAAGACCACCGCCGCCGCGAAGAAGACCGCCACCGCCGCGAAGAAGACCACCGCGGCGAAGAAGACCGTGGCCAAGAAGGCTCCGGCGAAGAAGGCCACCGCGAAGAAGGCTCCGGCCAAGCGCACCACGGCTCGCAAGACCGCCACGAAGCGCGCCGCCGCGAGGTGA